One part of the Lapillicoccus jejuensis genome encodes these proteins:
- a CDS encoding SCO6745 family protein, whose translation MQSGSGTSTSFRHGERERGLARAAYQTFEPLHLVAYFGPPVDAAREELGIGWLGSYTGMRAAPLGPVPGAVVAATFYGFHPRAVDKAWRLALGAHDPSAYDALRTRVVDTGLRTYLGDLVGSPELARQAERMRAVIERADLGGRALAASYAALPWPDEPHLALWHAATLWREWRGDAHNAALVAHGLPPVDALLLYDAWLPAERAAQGRGRAFLQPTRKWSDEEWVAAAHRLADLGLVEPDSLPAVEAGGSPTVTERGRVLRDAVEDATDDASASVWVGVDDAEDVIAAFRPFSKAVIVAGVLPGTVRKG comes from the coding sequence ATGCAGAGCGGCAGCGGCACCAGCACGTCCTTCCGGCACGGCGAGCGCGAGCGGGGGCTGGCCCGCGCGGCGTACCAGACCTTCGAGCCGCTGCACCTGGTCGCCTACTTCGGCCCGCCGGTCGACGCGGCGCGCGAGGAGCTCGGCATCGGCTGGCTCGGCTCCTACACGGGGATGCGGGCGGCACCCCTCGGGCCGGTCCCCGGCGCCGTCGTCGCGGCCACCTTCTACGGCTTCCACCCGCGCGCCGTCGACAAGGCCTGGCGGCTCGCCCTGGGCGCGCACGACCCGTCGGCGTACGACGCCCTGCGCACCCGGGTCGTCGACACCGGCCTGCGCACCTACCTCGGCGACCTCGTCGGCTCGCCGGAGCTCGCGCGGCAGGCCGAGCGGATGCGGGCGGTGATCGAGCGCGCCGACCTCGGCGGCCGTGCCCTCGCGGCGTCGTACGCCGCCCTGCCGTGGCCCGACGAGCCGCACCTGGCCCTGTGGCACGCGGCCACCCTGTGGCGCGAGTGGCGCGGCGACGCGCACAACGCCGCGCTCGTCGCGCACGGCCTGCCCCCGGTCGACGCCCTGCTCCTGTACGACGCCTGGCTCCCGGCCGAGCGGGCCGCGCAGGGCCGCGGGCGGGCGTTCCTCCAGCCGACCCGCAAGTGGTCGGACGAGGAGTGGGTCGCCGCGGCGCACCGGCTCGCCGACCTCGGCCTCGTCGAGCCGGACTCGCTGCCCGCCGTGGAGGCGGGCGGCTCCCCCACCGTCACCGAGCGGGGTCGCGTCCTGCGCGACGCCGTCGAGGACGCCACCGACGACGCGTCCGCGTCGGTCTGGGTGGGCGTCGACGACGCGGAGGACGTCATCGCCGCCTTCCGCCCCTTCTCCAAGGCCGTCATCGTCGCCGGCGTCCTCCCGGGCACCGTTCGGAAGGGCTGA
- a CDS encoding acyl-CoA dehydrogenase family protein: MQLQLSDEDREFRATMREFFTTKVPQEIRDKVAEGRELSKEDIVASQKALNDAGYAVPHWPVQYGGQDWTQLQRHIWNEEMQAASVPPPLAFNTSMIGPVLAQFGSDELKERFLAPTASLDIWWSQGFSEPDAGSDLASLRTRAVKDGDDWVVNGQKTWTTLGQYGDWIFTLVRTDPDVKKQAGISMLLIDMTLPGVEVRPIELIDGGHEVNEVWFTDVRVPGDMLVGEVNQGWTIAKFLLGNERVGVAPVGSTKRNLARAKRLAQESGLLSDPLYAARVAELENELLALELTALRVVANSAEGAPHPASSVLKLKGTVLQQAVSELLVDVAGPQSVGGDGWGARSTPTYLNLRKASIYGGSNEVQRQIIAKTILGL, encoded by the coding sequence ATGCAGCTGCAGCTGTCCGACGAGGACCGCGAGTTCCGCGCCACCATGCGCGAGTTCTTCACGACGAAGGTGCCCCAGGAGATCCGCGACAAGGTCGCCGAGGGCCGCGAGCTCTCCAAGGAGGACATCGTCGCCTCCCAGAAGGCGCTCAACGACGCCGGGTACGCCGTCCCGCACTGGCCCGTCCAGTACGGCGGCCAGGACTGGACCCAGCTCCAGCGGCACATCTGGAACGAGGAGATGCAGGCCGCGAGCGTCCCGCCCCCGCTGGCCTTCAACACCTCGATGATCGGCCCGGTGCTCGCGCAGTTCGGCAGCGACGAGCTCAAGGAGCGCTTCCTCGCGCCGACCGCGAGCCTCGACATCTGGTGGAGCCAGGGCTTCTCCGAGCCCGACGCCGGCTCCGACCTCGCCTCGCTGCGCACCCGCGCCGTCAAGGACGGCGACGACTGGGTCGTCAACGGCCAGAAGACGTGGACGACCCTGGGCCAGTACGGCGACTGGATCTTCACGCTCGTGCGCACCGACCCGGACGTCAAGAAGCAGGCCGGCATCTCGATGCTCCTCATCGACATGACCCTGCCCGGCGTCGAGGTCCGCCCCATCGAGCTCATCGACGGCGGCCACGAGGTCAACGAGGTGTGGTTCACCGACGTCCGCGTCCCGGGTGACATGCTCGTCGGCGAGGTCAACCAGGGCTGGACCATCGCGAAGTTCCTCCTCGGCAACGAGCGGGTCGGCGTCGCACCGGTCGGCTCGACCAAGCGCAACCTCGCGCGGGCCAAGCGCCTCGCGCAGGAGTCCGGGCTGCTGTCCGACCCGCTCTACGCGGCGCGCGTCGCGGAGCTGGAGAACGAGCTGCTCGCGCTCGAGCTGACCGCGCTGCGCGTCGTCGCCAACTCCGCCGAGGGCGCCCCGCACCCGGCCTCCTCGGTGCTCAAGCTCAAGGGCACCGTGCTCCAGCAGGCCGTCTCCGAGCTGCTCGTCGACGTCGCCGGCCCGCAGTCGGTCGGGGGGGACGGCTGGGGGGCGCGCTCGACGCCGACGTACCTCAACCTGCGCAAGGCCTCGATCTACGGCGGGTCCAACGAGGTGCAGCGCCAGATCATCGCCAAGACCATCCTCGGGCTGTAG
- a CDS encoding twin-arginine translocation signal domain-containing protein translates to MKDATRRGFLAASGAGVATVAVAPIAFASGSGQSESTSTTDDGRSSGTGPLVVLVHDAAKGQVTVMRGEREVVVHDPALVRAITRHARDLGTEATR, encoded by the coding sequence ATGAAGGACGCCACCCGGCGAGGATTCCTCGCCGCGAGCGGAGCGGGGGTGGCGACGGTCGCGGTAGCACCGATCGCCTTCGCCTCCGGCAGCGGTCAGTCGGAGAGCACGAGCACCACGGACGACGGCCGGTCGTCCGGGACGGGGCCGCTCGTCGTCCTCGTCCACGACGCGGCCAAGGGCCAAGTCACCGTCATGCGCGGTGAGCGCGAGGTCGTCGTGCACGACCCCGCGCTGGTCCGCGCCATCACCCGGCACGCCCGCGACCTCGGGACGG